A portion of the Melanotaenia boesemani isolate fMelBoe1 chromosome 2, fMelBoe1.pri, whole genome shotgun sequence genome contains these proteins:
- the LOC121653401 gene encoding rano class II histocompatibility antigen, A beta chain-like gives MHIHHVFCLVFFLFSPVFTDEDYYQVRACCSYKGPHFEDIEYTIISSFNKNKMMEYNSTRGNWTGFTPYSIAASRHWNGDPYDALERKFEIKLLCEDNVHYIQSLGNLSTTPTVKIKLVKQSSGGHPAMLVCSAYNFFPKQVRITWLRNKQEVITGVSYSDVMADGDLYYQMHLFLQYTPTLGETITCMVEHASLSEPKIVVWDDSLPAEAQIQIIIGLCGLIFGLIFLSSGLFYYKKKSAKQVTFCRATQTWIPVEHTPPAGATEQL, from the exons ATGCACATTCatcatgtgttttgtttggttttctttcttttcagtcCAG ttttcacTGATGAAGATTACTACCAAGTCAGAGCATGTTGTTCATACAAGGGGCCGCACTTTGAAGATATAGAGTATACAATTATAtctagttttaataaaaataaaatgatggagTACAACAGCACAAGAGGCAACTGGACTGGATTCACACCTTATTCAATAGCAGCTTCAAGACATTGGAACGGTGATCCATACGATGCACTTGAAAGAAAATTTGAAATCAAATTGTTGTGTGAAGACAATGTACACTATATCCAAAGCCTTG GAAATCTCTCAACAACCCCCACTGTCAAAATTAAGTTAGTGAAGCAGTCCAGCGGTGGACACCCAGCCATGCTTGTATGCAGCGCCTATAACTTCTTCCCAAAGCAAGTCAGGATAACGTGGTTGCGAAACAAACAAGAAGTAATAACAGGAGTCAGTTATTCGGATGTGATGGCTGATGGCGATCTTTATTACCAGATGCATTTATTTCTGCAGTACACTCCGACTTTAGGAGAAACCATCACCTGCATGGTTGAACACGCCAGTCTTTCTGAACCAAAAATTGTGGTCTGGG ATGACTCCCTCCCTGCTGAAGCACAAATTCAAATTATTATTGGACTGTGTGGACTCATCTTTGGTTTAATATTTCTGAGTTCTGGATTGTTTTACTATAAGAAAAAATCAGCTAAACAAGTTACATTCTGCCGAG caacacaaacatgGATTCCTGTGGAACACACCCCTCCAGCGGGAGCAACGGAGCAGCTTTAA
- the LOC121653446 gene encoding H-2 class II histocompatibility antigen, A-U alpha chain-like, protein MGHLNWYRLKKICFGILIIFSRAVYIFTERGHKVCYSYGCFDSSDTQLCVTLDGDEICYADFKKGTFVWDSKVPTTIRAEWSYEYAVSQQTVCKQDISRWKPDESVTRSKEAPEMILYPRDEVIKDEDNTLICLSNNFFPPKINIRWTQNNKEVAEGDPFIKTIANPDGTFHVFSYLNFVPKQGDIYSCTVEHEALEEPQTRFWEVETEEISCGPAVFCGLGVSLGLLGVTAGTFFYVKGHCIQDCAR, encoded by the exons ATGGGACACTTAAATTGGTACAGattaaagaaaatctgttttggaATTCTAATTATTTTCTCAAGAGCAGTTTACATCTTTACAGAAA GAGGTCACAAAGTTTGTTATAGCTATGGATGCTTTGACTCAAGTGATACTCAACTCTGTGTGACACTGGATGGTGATGAAATCTGCTATGCAGACTTTAAAAAGGGGACCTTTGTTTGGGACAGCAAAGTACCAACAACTATTCGTGCTGAATGGTCTTACGAATATGCAGTTTCACAGCAAACTGTGTGTAAGCAGGATATATCCAGATGGAAACCAGATGAATCAGTTACAAGGTCTAAAG AAGCTCCAGAAATGATCCTCTATCCCAGAGATGAAGTGATAAAAGATGAAGACAATACCCTCATCTGTTTGAGCAACAACTTCTTTCCTCCTAAAATCAACATCAGGTGGACACAGAACAACAAAGAAGTAGCAGAGGGAGATCCTTTCATCAAAACTATAGCTAATCCCGATGGGACTTTTCATGTCTTCTCCTACCTGAACTTTGTTCCAAAACAAGGAGACATCTACAGCTGCACTGTGGAGCACGAAGCACTGGAGGAGCCTCAGACCAGGTTTTGGG aAGTTGAAACAGAAGAGATAAGTTGTGGCCCGGCTGTTTTCTGTGGGCTTGGCGTGAGTCTTGGACTTCTAGGAGTTACTGCaggaacatttttttatgtaaagggACACTGCATACAAGACTGTGCTCGTTAA
- the LOC121653492 gene encoding H-2 class II histocompatibility antigen, A-Q alpha chain-like → MGHLNRYRLNKICFGILIIFSRAVYIFAERGYKLCFSYGCFDSSDTQAGITLDGDEICYADFKKGTGVWDSKVPTTFRAEWAYEYAMICRTVCKHDISRWKPDESVTRSKEAPETILYPRDKVITDEDNTLICLSNNFFPPKIKIKWTKNNKEVAEGDPLIKTIPNSDGTFHVVSYLNFVPKQGDIYSCRMEHEALEEPQTRFWEAETEEVSCGPAVSCGLGVSLGLLGVAAGTFFYVMGH, encoded by the exons ATGGGACACTTAAATAGgtacagattaaataaaatctgttttggaATTCTAATTATTTTCTCAAGAGCAGTTTACATCTTTGCAGAAA GAGGTTACAAACTTTGTTTTAGCTATGGATGCTTTGACTCAAGTGATACTCAAGCCGGCATTACTCTGGATGGTGATGAAATCTGCTATGCAGACTTTAAAAAGGGGACTGGTGTTTGGGACAGCAAAGTACCAACAACTTTTCGTGCCGAATGGGCTTATGAATATGCGATGATATGCCGAACTGTGTGTAAGCATGATATATCCAGATGGAAACCAGATGAATCAGTTACAAGGTCTAAAG AAGCTCCAGAAACGATCCTCTATCCCAGAGATAAAGTGATAACAGATGAAGACAATACCCTCATCTGTTTAAGCAACAACTTTTTTCCTCCTAAAATCAAAATCAAGTGGACAAAGAACAATAAAGAAGTAGCAGAGGGAGATCCTTTAATCAAAACTATACCAAATTCTGATGGGACGTTTCACGTCGTCTCCTACCTGAACTTTGTTCCAAAACAAGGAGACATCTACAGCTGCAGGATGGAGCATGAAGCACTGGAGGAGCCTCAGACCAGGTTTTGGG aaGCTGAAACAGAAGAGGTAAGTTGTGGCCCGGCTGTTTCCTGTGGGCTTGGCGTGAGTCTTGGACTTCTTGGAGTTGCTgcaggaacttttttttatgtgatgggACACTAG